The region AATTAAAAAAGTAGAGCCCCCCATTAATAATAAAGTAGCCATAAAAGTATATTTTCGGCCGATAATATCTCCAAGCCTTCCAAAGAACAAAGCACCAAACGGACGTACCACAAATCCGGCTGCAAATGTGGCTAAAGTTGATAAAAATGCTGCAGTGGGATTGTCACTGGGGAAAAATTTTGTTGAAATAACAACGGCTAAGCTGCCAAAAATGTAGAAATCGTACCACTCGATCATGGTGCCCATAGAAGAGGCAGAAATTACTTTCCAAATGCCCTTAGTAGAAGTTTCGCTCATAAAACTGCTTTGAAATCTTATTAGTAAATGAAAGATAAAATTATAGTTTTACGAATATAGAAGATATTTTTTTATTCAGTCAATACTTTTTTAACAAAAACTATTTATTTGTTGACATTTTGATTTAACCGCAAAGGCACAAAGAAAAGCGCAAAGGTCGCAAAGTTTAATAATTAAGCTTTGCGACCTTTGCGTAAACCCTTGCGGCCTTTGGCGGATCAGGTTCAAAAGTTGGGGATTAAGCAAAAAGATTCGATAATCTGAAGAGGAAAAAATCTATTTTCCTTACTCCTCTAAACTGAGCTCTAAATGCTTTTATTTTTGCGTTAAAGGATTCCGCAGAAGCATTTGTACTCCTGTTGTCAAAATAGTTTAAAATTGACTGGTAATTAACAGTTATAGTATTGAGCAGAATATTGAAGTTTTTAAAACCTGATTCTTCTACATTTCTGTACCAATGCGCCAGTTTTGTCATGGCAATATGCTTGTCATTGTTGTTGTTGTAAATGCTTCGAAGCTGCTGGTTTAGATTATAAGCAGTCTTTATGTCCGGGTATAATTCAAAAATAATCTGCGCCCTCTCTCTTTGGCTGTCAGTCCATTTTTCACGGGATTTATAAAGCAGGTATCTGCTTCTTGCCAATAATTGTTTTATAGAATCTCCGTTAGGCAAAAGCTGTTGTATATAGGTTTTATTTTCTGATTTTGCCTGCAGTATTAATTGATTTTCAAAGTCCATGGCCTCCCATCGATGCTTGATTCTAATTTCCTGTAACGCTTCCAAGGCTAATTTCTGGACGTGGAACCTGTCGGTAACCTGTATGGCTTTAGGAAAGCATTTTTTTGAGATCAATTTCATAGAATTAGCCATATCAAGTGTTATTTCCTTGACAAAAGCTCTCTTTTTATAATCAATTTTACAGATGTGTTCTATGACCTTATCCGCTTTTGTTCCCGCAATGATTGCCACCAAAGAACCTTTTCGGCCTTTGAATTTCTTATTGGTGACAATAGTATAAAGTTCTCCCTGGGACAGAGCCACTTCGTCAATTGATAAATGAGTACCCATATTTTCGGGGTAGACAATCCATTGATGTGCGTGTTCTCGTACAGGCCAGTTATTAAAGGAGCTTAAGTGGTTTTTATACTGCCTTTGAAGTTTCTTTCCCTTAACTCCGAAAAAGCCTCCAATAGTATGGCAATCTGTAGCGCTGTTATCTATTAATCTCTTTTAAAAAAGTCGCAAACTCCTGAGTCATGCGGGTTCCTTTAGCCACTAAAGTCCAATCTCTTTTTACTATTTCTCCGTTAGTTTTATTGGTCCAGCGGCGTCTTTTAATATGCAGATAAACAAACTTACCCCTTAGAGGAAAATCCTGAATAGTAATCTCATCTAAAAAACCTTTGGAAACCAATTCAATAGAAGAAAATTCACTTGGGGCACTGGCTTTCTCTTCAAAATATAAATGCAGTTTTTCTTCTGAATTTTTAAATGAAGCCAGATTAAAATTTTCAATTAAAAACTCAGGCAAAATCAATTTCAATAACTCTATATAGGATTCCAATTCTTTTTTTTTTTTTTTTTTCAAAGATCAGAATTTATTATTTATTTTCTCCCCAGGTTTTGAGATTGAGCCCCTTTGGCGTCCTTTGCGGTTAAAAAAAACAGAAAAGTATAAAAAACAAAAAACCCGAATATTTCTATTCGGGTTTCGTGGTACCTCCAGGGATCGAACCAGGGACACATGGATTTTCAGTCCATTGCTCTACCATCTGAGCTAAGGTACCGTCTTATGCGGATTGCGGGTGCAAAGATAGAATCATTTTCCGTTTCTCCAAAACATTTTAGAAAAAAAATCAATTCGTATCTTCGCAAAAACAAAAAAGAAAAATGGTTTTAACTATTGATGTCGGAAACACTCGAATTAAAGCGGCTGTCTTTGAGGAGGATACTACTTTGGAAAATTTCATTTTTGAGAAAAAAGAACTGGTAGAAAAAATTGAAAAAATTTTAAAAAAGTTTCCAAATTGTTCCGATTTGGTCGTTGCTTCAGTCGGAAATATCGAAAAACAAGCTTTTTTAACATTCGAAAAACAACTAAAAGTACATTTCTTTACACATGAAGATATTTTTCCGTTCCATAATAAATATGCAACTCCAAAAACTTTAGGAATAGACCGTATGGTTTTAGCAGCAGGAGCAACGTTAAAATTTCCAAAACAAAACCGGTTGGTTATTGATGCCGGGACTTGTATTACCTACGATTTTATCGACGAAAAAGACAATTATTTAGGAGGAGCGATTTCTCCGGGACTTCGTTTGCGATATGAATCGATGCATAATTACACTGCCAGACTGCCTTTGCTTACATTGGAAGTGCCTGAGTCCTACATTGGAAACTCGACGGCACAAGCGATGCACTCTGGTGTTGTCAACGGTTTCGTCTATGAGATTGACGGTTTTATCGATGATTATCGCAGAGACTTTTCAAATTTTATCATAATTTTAACGGGAGGCGATGCAGATTTTTTGGCTAAACGATTAAAAAATACCATATTTGCCAATTCAAATTTCCTTCTGGAGAGTTTGAACCAAACATATCAATATAAAATCGACAATGATTAAAAAAGTAATACTAAGCGCTTGTTTGCTTATATCGTTCGTTTCATTCGCGCAACAAGGTACTGCTTCTCCATATTCTTTTTTCGGGATAGGAGACGTGAGATTCAAGGGAACTCTTGAAAACAGATCAATGGCCGGGGTTGCAGTAGAGCAGGACACAATTCATTTAAATTTGGAAAATCCTGCTAGTTACGCCAGTTTGATACAAACAACTTTTACAGTTGGAGGTACTTTCGCAACTTCTAATTTAAAAACAAGTACACAGTCAGAAAAAGCGCAACGTAGTACTTTTGATTATTTGGCATTAGGAATTCCGATGGGGAAATTTGGTGCTTCTTTTGGTTTAATTCCTGTAAGTTCTGTGGGGTATAAAATTCGTAATGATAATTCAGCTACCGAAGGGGCAACGAGTTCTCAGCTTGATGGAAAAGGTGGTGTAAATAAAGTATACTTTGGTTTAGGATATAAAATCACAAAAGGCTGGAATATTGGGGCGGATGCACAATATAATTTTGGTAAAATCACCACAACTAGTGTAGAAGCTGTAACAGGAGTTCAAAATGGTACGGCAGAGGTAAATACATCTGAGATATCTGGTATGGCTTTTAGTTTTGGTACCATGTATCAAAGAAAAATCTATAAAAAAATTAGTATGTTTTCTAGTTTGAGTTATTCGTTTGCAAGTAATTTAAATTCAGATAATACAAGAGTTATATCAGTTCAGGGTGATCCGGATCCTTATGTGGCTGATGTGGAGCCAACGGAGTTAAAGTTGCCTAACAAGTTAAGTATTGGTTTAGGTGTTGGTGAAGCTAGAAAATGGCTTATTGGAGCTAATATGACTTTTCAGGGAGAAGGACAATTAAGAAACTTTTATAATACAGCTGATAATATAAGCTACGAAAAATATTCAAAATTTGCTCTTGGAGGATATTACCTTCCAAACTATAATTCATTTACAAGTTATATGAGCAGAATTACTTATAGAGCAGGTTTGAAATATGAAAAAATCGGTTTAATAGTGAATAACGAATCGATTAAAGATGTTGGAATGTCGCTTGGAGTTGGAGTTCCTATTCCGCAATCTTTTTCAAATGTAAATTTTGGAATCGAATTTGGAAAACGAGGAACTGTTTCTTCTAATTTAGTACAGGAAAACTATGTGAATTTTAGTTTAAGTTTTTCTTTCAACGACAAATGGTTTGTGAAGAGCAAATTCCAATAAACATAATATTTTATCTTTTACAAGCTCATTACAATTTACTACATTTGGCAAATGAATTTACCAAAGAGATATAGTCTGCTAGTTGTCACAGTTTTTACTGTGACACTATTTTTTGGATGCGAAAGTAATTTTAAAGAAGTTCAGAAAATTAACTTTTCTGAATTTGTTCCAGGGAGTGATGCAGATACAATTAATATTAAGTACACCGATTCAGGACGTATAACAGGTGTTTTGATAAGTCCTAAAATGCTGGATTATTCTAATCTTGAATTTCCTTTTACAGAATTTCCAAAAGGAATAGACGTTACTTTATACGATAAAAAACAAAAACGTACTTTTATAAAAGCAAATTATGCGGTTTCGTATAAAGCTACACAGATAATTGATCTGATTGGAAAAGTAAAAATTACCTCAGAAGCAGGACAGGTTTTGGAAACAGAACAATTGTACTTCGATCAGAAAAATGAATGGTTTTATACAGAGAGAAAATTCAAACTCACAGATGCCAAAGGGATATCTCATGGTCAGGGTATAGATTTCAGTAAAGATTTTAAAGTGATTAATTCACAGCGTATAAGCGGTGAAATTGAATCCGATGAAGAATAAAATAAGATTATGGGTTATTTAAAATATACACAATACGTTTACATCATAATAGCACTTTTCTTTGCTTACGATGCTATAGTGAAACTAAATGAAGGCGATGAAAGTTATCCTTTTTATTTTGTAATTGCAGGAATGTCGGCTTTTATGTTTTTCTTTAGAAGGCGATTTATCAATAAGCATAATGATCGTAACAAAAATCAGTAAAAATGGAAATTAGTATTATAATAATATGTTTAATACTAGCTGCCTTTTTTTCTGGAATGGAAATCGCTTTTATTTCCGCAAACAAAATTTATCTTGAAATAGAAAAGAAGCAAGACGATTTCTTGTCTCGGATCTTAACCAAACTTACCGAAAATCCATCCAAATTTATTGCGGCCATGCTTATTGGTAACAATGTGGCTTTGGTGATTTACGGTTTTTTTATGGGTGATGTAATTCTGAATTGGATGAATCATCTTGGTTTGTTTGTTCCGGATTGGTGGGATGTTCTCATTCAAACACTTCTTGCCGCTTTTATCGTTTTATTGACTTCAGAATTTTTTCCAAAAGTATTCTTTCAAATCTACGCTAATTCATTAATTAAAATTCTGGCTTTTCCTGCCTATCTGTTTTATAGATTATTTTATTATGTCTCCTCTTTCTTTATTTGGATTGCTGATTTTGTACTGAGTAAATTTTTTAAGTTAGAAGGAAGTCAGATTCATTTGTTCAGCAGGATTGAACTCGGAAACTATATTACAGAGCAGATGAGTACTGTTGAGGAAGATGAAGAAGTAGACTCTGAAATTCAGATTTTTCAAAATGCATTAGAATTTTCGGGCGTGAAAGCGCGTGATATTATGACACCGCGAACCGAAATTGTTGACATGGATCTTTTTGATACTGTTGATGATCTTAAAGCAATGTTTATTGAAACGGGATATTCTAAAATAATTATAAGCCAAAATTCTTTAGATGATATTGTGGGTTATGTGCATTCGTTTGATTTGTTTAAAAAACCATCGACAATAAAATCGGTTTTAATGACTGTGGAATTTGTTCCCGAAACCATTCTGATAAAAGATGTTCTCAATTTGTTGATTAAAAAGCGTAAAAATGTTGCGGTCGTTCTGGATGAATATGGAGGAACTTCCGGAATTATTACAATCGAAGATATTGTAGAAGAGCTTTTTGGAGAAATTGAAGACGAACATGATCTGGACGAAGAATTAATCGAAGAAGTGATAAGTGAAGGTAAATATTTGTTTTCTACAAGATTAGATGTGGAGTATTTAAATGAAACGTATAAGTTGATGATTCCTGAAGAAGATTCTTACGGTACGCTAGGTGGTTTTATTGTAAATCATACCAAAGAAATTCCACAAAAGGGTGACAGGATTGTAATTGATAAGTATCATTTTCTAATAAAAGAGGCGTCAAATAAGAAAATAGAACTGGTCAAATTGACAATTAAAGATTGATTTTTTAAATTAATGAAAAAAAAAGTTGAAAATAAAACGCTAGTTGTATTGTTATTAACTAGATAATTGTATTTTCGCAAACTGAATATAAAATTAACGATAATAAAATGGCAGTTTTAGCAAAAATTAGACAGCGTTCCGCTTTATTGATAGGAGTTATTGCACTTGCATTATTTGCATTTATAATACAAGACTTAATCGGTAAGGGAACATTTAGTCAAAGTTCAAAAGATGTAGGAAGCATCGATGGAAAAGATATTTCATTTGAAGACTTTAGAATTAAAGTTAGTAATGTTGAAAAAAGTGGGCAGGGTATAACTTCCACTGAAGCTGCAAACAGAGTTTGGGATCAAGAAGTTTCAATCGCTTTATTGTCATCTCAATTTGAAAAATTAGGATTAAGAGTAGGTCAGAAACACTTACTTGAGGTTTTAAAATCAGATCCAAATATTGGTAAAAACCCAATGTTCTTAAATGCAGCAGGATTATTTGATGAAGTTAAGTTTAAAGATTACTTCAGCTCAAATCCGGAAGCAAAAGAATACATCGCTCAAAAAGAGAAAGATGCTGAATTGAATGCTAAATTTCAAATCTATAATACTTTAATTAAGTCAGGACTTTACACAACTGCTAGTGAAGGAAAACTGAAGTATGAAATGGAAGCAAACAAAGTAAGCTTTGCTTATGCTGCAGCTCCTTATTCTTCTATTAAAGACAGTGAAGTAAAAATTTCTGATTCTGATATCGTAGATTATATGAAGAAAAACGAGAAAAAATTCAAAGCGGATGCAACTCGTGAAATTCAATATGTTTTAGTAGAAGACAAAGCTTCTAAAGAAGATGAGGCTGAAATTAAAGCTAAATTAACTGCATTGTTATCAGGAAGTGTTGTTTACAATGCAAAAACGGGTAAAAACGATACATTGCCAGGATTTAGAAATGCAACAAACATTGCTGAATTTGTAAATGCAAATTCTGATGTTCCTTACGATTCAACTTATGTGGCTAAAAATAACCTTCCTGCTGTAGATGCTGATAAATTATTCAGCTTACCTGCGGGAGCAATTTACGGACCATATGTGTACGGAAGATATTATGCAATTTCTAAATCTTTAGGATTTAAAGCTGGTGTTAATGCAAAAGCGAGTCATATCTTAATTGGTTACGAAGGATCTCAGACACCAAACCAAAAAGAAAAAAGAACTAAAGAAGAAGCTAAGGCTAAAGCTGAAGAAATTTTAGCTCAGGTTCAGGCTAATCCGGATAGTTTTATGATGTTGGCTTTCACGAGTTCTGATGATTCATCTGCTCAGCAAGGTGGTGATTTAGGATATTTTGGTCAGGGACAAATGGTTAAACCATTCAATGATTTTGTATTCAACAACGGAATTGGAAAAGTTGGTTTAGTTGAAACTCCTTTCGGATTTCACGTAATCAAAATTACAGACAAACAAGACGGAATTCGTTTAGCTACAATCGCTCAGAAAATTGAGCCATCTGAAGCTACTTCTGATAAAGTATTTACTTTGGCAACTAAATTCGAAATGGACGCAGCTGACAAAGATTTTAATGCAGCAGCTAAAGCATTAGGCTTAAAAGTTGCTCCGGTTGTAAATGCTAAAGCTATGGATGAGGCGTTTGGTCCATTAGGAAACCAACGTAACATTGTAAGATGGGCATTTGATAAAGAAACAGGTAAAGGAGATGTTAAACGTTTCGAAATCGCTAATATTGGACATGTTATTGCTCAATATAAAGGAGAAAACAAATCAGGTTTAGTTTCTGTTGATATGGCAAGACCTTATGTTGAGCCAATCCTGAAAAACAAGAAAAAAGCAGAATTGTTAAAAGCTAAAATGACAGGATCAAGCATTGAAGCTGTTGCTAAAGCGGCAGGAGTTGCTGTTCAGCAAGCTACAGATGTAACTTTAGATAACCCGGTTTTACCAGGTGGAGTTGGGCAAGAGCCAAGAGTTGTGGGTAATGCATTTGCTTTAACTGCAAACAAAATCTCTGCTCCAATTGAAGGAAATACTGGAGTTTATGTAGTGAAAAACATTAAAACTGTGAAAGCTCCTGCAATTGCTAATCACGCTGCTTATGTAGAGAAAGTAAAAGCTCAAAGCGCTAATGATGCTAGCAGAGTATTACCTGCATTGAAAAACAATGCAAAAATCGAAGACAACAGATTACAGTTCAATTACTAAGAACAGGTAATTAATTATCATACAAGCCCGAAACATCTTAGATGTTTCGGGCTTTTCTTTTTGCTGTAAATTCTATAATTAAATTTTGTAATATTTTTTTGTTAATTTTCTAAATGTATATAGGAATAATCGAAATTTAATATCAAAAATTTGTGATATTCAAATTATTACAGTTAATTTGTCCGAATTTTTATTTTAACATTTCTTTCTGATTTCCAAAATGTTAGAATAAATTCAAAAAACAGGACCCAAAATCAAATACCTTAACATCAAACATTTAATGTTTTCTATTTTAAAAATTTTTAAAAAGAAGCCGAGAGTTTATACCAAAATTGAAAGCCATATTTTTGGAATCATTACGGAGCTTTTAAAAGTTGCAAGCACCGACATCAACGTAGATGAGTTGGGTGGTAAATATTATTTGAGTAACGAAGAACAGCATTTTAAAGTTACAATCCTAAGTAATGATTACGTCATCCGATTAACAAATACACACGATTCTGTAGCAGAGAAATATGATAAATTCTTTGTGGAGGATGTTTTACGAGCTGTAAAAGAAGAAAAACACCGCAGAATGGAAGTGGTTTATGATTCTATTACAAATAGTATAGAAAAAATGGCTGAGCGTCTGCATAATAGACTTATCGAGTCTAACGAACAAGAAAGCAAATCTGTTCGCCGACTAGAAACAAAATCAGACAGAAACAATAAGAAGGTAAATTATTAGCTGTCCTTCTTGTATCTTATAGTGTCACAAAATCATTTCCTCGTAAGTCAGAATGGTTTCGTAACCCTTGTTGTTAAAATATTCTTTCGGATTTTCTTGAGAAACTACCATTACAAAGTCACCTCCCCAGGCTCCAAGACTTTTAATTACCCCATTAAAATCAGGAAAAATCGCTTCTTTGATAGTTTGCATTTCCAGAATGTTACTTAAATGAATTTCGTGTCTCTGTACAGCCGATGCAAATTCTTTTAATGTTTTAGCGTGAAGAATAGCATTGGTAATTTTGTTGTTTTCTGCAACGCTTCGTGCTAAATGATGATTCTTATTGTTGTTGTAAGCGTAAATAGCAGATTTGCTGTTTTGTTTCTTATTTAGATAGACAAAATAGATATGGTCTTTATAATCAGGATTAAATTCAACTGGTTTTACAATGTTGTTTTTAATTTGATAAATAACCGGTGTATTGTTTTGTGCGCACGCAATATCATAACCGCTTCCTCCAAAACTATTATTTAATAAAGTAAAAGCATTAACCTCTGCCCATTGTGCAATATTGTTTATCAGTGTTGAAGAAGTTCCTAATCCCCAATTTCTTGGAAAGGATAAATGGGTGTTAATTTTAAATCCGTTAGAATTATCTATAAATTTTGGATTTAAAATATAAGCTTCATGAAGAATGTCAATTAAAGTAGATTTTACAGTTTCAACTTTTATTTCCGGTCTGTTTACGAACTCATCAAATGAAATGGTTTCTTCAAACCATAAATGCTTGTCATAATCGTAGCTTTTCCATTCGATTTCGGTATTGTTTCCGTTTTCAATTACCAGATCCTGACCGAATTTTGTTGGTAATGCAAAGGCATCAGCTCCATCTAAAACCAGATATTCTCCAGCAATAAAAAGTTTTCCGTTACTATAAAATGTTTTCTTCATGCTTCAATTTTAAAACAAATTCCAATACTTAAAACCCAAATTCCATCATAACTGGAATTTGAAATTTTATTTAAAGATTATAATTTTTGGAATTTTTATTTATTTTGTTTTCTTAAGTTTTCAATAAAATCTACCACAGCACTGTGAGAAACGGCTGTTTTCTTAAAATGGGTCTTAATTAAATGACGCTCTTCGTTGGTAGCCTCAAATTGATTGATGATGTTGTTCAGGTGCATTTTCATATGTCCTTCCTGAATTCCGGTGGTTGTTAAGGAACGTAAAGCAGCAAAATTTTGCGCTAACCCCGCAACGGCTACAATCTCCATTAATTCTTGTGCAGAAGGATTTTCTAAAATATCTAAACACAATTTTACTAAAGGGTGTAATGAAGTTAAACCTCCAACTGTTCCTAATGCTAATGGAATTTCCAGCCAGAAAGTAAGAATGCCGTTTTCAATTTTAGCATGAGATAAGCTTGCATATTGTCCGTTTTTAGAAGCATAAGCGTGAACACCGGCTTCAACGGCTCTAAAATCATTTCCGGTTGCCAAAATTACAGCATCTACGCCATTCATGATCCCTTTATTATGAGTAACTGCTCTAAAAGGTTCGACTTCGGCGATTTGCACAGCTTGTACAAAACGCTCGGCAAATTCCTGCGGATTGGTGATGTGTTTTTCAGCTAATTCGTCGATTGGACACGAAACTTCAGCTCTGACAAGACAGTTTGGAACATAATTAGACAAAATGCTCATAATGACTTCCAGCTTTTCGTCATTTTTTAGTAAATCGGAGTTTAGAGCTTCTTCTTTTAATGTCGAAGCAAATTGTTCTAAACACGAATTGATGAAATTGGCCCCCATGCTGTCTTTCGTTTCAAAAGTAGCATGAAGCTGATAATAGTTTTCAAGTAAACTTCTTTTGTCTTTTAATTTAACATCCAGAATACCGCCGCCACGCTGCTGCATATTTTTGGTAATGCTTTGGGTTTCTGAGAAGAATTTAGGTTTTATTTCGTCGAAAAAAGTCTTTAATTTTTCTGCATCTCCATTATAGGTAAAATGAACTTGTCCGATTTTTTCGGTATTGATGATTGTTGTTTTAAAACCGCCTCGTGTAGACCAGTATTTGGCTGCTTTTGAAGCTGCTGCTACAACAGAACTTTCTTCAATAGCCATTGGAATGGTTTTGTATTTTCCGTTGATTAAAAAGTTCGGGGCAACTCCAAG is a window of Flavobacterium crocinum DNA encoding:
- a CDS encoding GYDIA family GHMP kinase; this translates as MKKTFYSNGKLFIAGEYLVLDGADAFALPTKFGQDLVIENGNNTEIEWKSYDYDKHLWFEETISFDEFVNRPEIKVETVKSTLIDILHEAYILNPKFIDNSNGFKINTHLSFPRNWGLGTSSTLINNIAQWAEVNAFTLLNNSFGGSGYDIACAQNNTPVIYQIKNNIVKPVEFNPDYKDHIYFVYLNKKQNSKSAIYAYNNNKNHHLARSVAENNKITNAILHAKTLKEFASAVQRHEIHLSNILEMQTIKEAIFPDFNGVIKSLGAWGGDFVMVVSQENPKEYFNNKGYETILTYEEMIL
- a CDS encoding ISAon1 family transposase N-terminal region protein; translated protein: MKKKKKKELESYIELLKLILPEFLIENFNLASFKNSEEKLHLYFEEKASAPSEFSSIELVSKGFLDEITIQDFPLRGKFVYLHIKRRRWTNKTNGEIVKRDWTLVAKGTRMTQEFATFLKEINR
- the lptC gene encoding LPS export ABC transporter periplasmic protein LptC, translating into MNLPKRYSLLVVTVFTVTLFFGCESNFKEVQKINFSEFVPGSDADTINIKYTDSGRITGVLISPKMLDYSNLEFPFTEFPKGIDVTLYDKKQKRTFIKANYAVSYKATQIIDLIGKVKITSEAGQVLETEQLYFDQKNEWFYTERKFKLTDAKGISHGQGIDFSKDFKVINSQRISGEIESDEE
- a CDS encoding hydroxymethylglutaryl-CoA reductase, degradative, whose amino-acid sequence is MNNAVAGFSKLSKKEKINWIANEYFSNPDEAQNIIRNYWNSDEKLQQLHDEFIENTITNLYIPLGVAPNFLINGKYKTIPMAIEESSVVAAASKAAKYWSTRGGFKTTIINTEKIGQVHFTYNGDAEKLKTFFDEIKPKFFSETQSITKNMQQRGGGILDVKLKDKRSLLENYYQLHATFETKDSMGANFINSCLEQFASTLKEEALNSDLLKNDEKLEVIMSILSNYVPNCLVRAEVSCPIDELAEKHITNPQEFAERFVQAVQIAEVEPFRAVTHNKGIMNGVDAVILATGNDFRAVEAGVHAYASKNGQYASLSHAKIENGILTFWLEIPLALGTVGGLTSLHPLVKLCLDILENPSAQELMEIVAVAGLAQNFAALRSLTTTGIQEGHMKMHLNNIINQFEATNEERHLIKTHFKKTAVSHSAVVDFIENLRKQNK
- a CDS encoding hemolysin family protein, which gives rise to MEISIIIICLILAAFFSGMEIAFISANKIYLEIEKKQDDFLSRILTKLTENPSKFIAAMLIGNNVALVIYGFFMGDVILNWMNHLGLFVPDWWDVLIQTLLAAFIVLLTSEFFPKVFFQIYANSLIKILAFPAYLFYRLFYYVSSFFIWIADFVLSKFFKLEGSQIHLFSRIELGNYITEQMSTVEEDEEVDSEIQIFQNALEFSGVKARDIMTPRTEIVDMDLFDTVDDLKAMFIETGYSKIIISQNSLDDIVGYVHSFDLFKKPSTIKSVLMTVEFVPETILIKDVLNLLIKKRKNVAVVLDEYGGTSGIITIEDIVEELFGEIEDEHDLDEELIEEVISEGKYLFSTRLDVEYLNETYKLMIPEEDSYGTLGGFIVNHTKEIPQKGDRIVIDKYHFLIKEASNKKIELVKLTIKD
- a CDS encoding type III pantothenate kinase, whose protein sequence is MVLTIDVGNTRIKAAVFEEDTTLENFIFEKKELVEKIEKILKKFPNCSDLVVASVGNIEKQAFLTFEKQLKVHFFTHEDIFPFHNKYATPKTLGIDRMVLAAGATLKFPKQNRLVIDAGTCITYDFIDEKDNYLGGAISPGLRLRYESMHNYTARLPLLTLEVPESYIGNSTAQAMHSGVVNGFVYEIDGFIDDYRRDFSNFIIILTGGDADFLAKRLKNTIFANSNFLLESLNQTYQYKIDND
- a CDS encoding ISAon1 family transposase, producing MDNSATDCHTIGGFFGVKGKKLQRQYKNHLSSFNNWPVREHAHQWIVYPENMGTHLSIDEVALSQGELYTIVTNKKFKGRKGSLVAIIAGTKADKVIEHICKIDYKKRAFVKEITLDMANSMKLISKKCFPKAIQVTDRFHVQKLALEALQEIRIKHRWEAMDFENQLILQAKSENKTYIQQLLPNGDSIKQLLARSRYLLYKSREKWTDSQRERAQIIFELYPDIKTAYNLNQQLRSIYNNNNDKHIAMTKLAHWYRNVEESGFKNFNILLNTITVNYQSILNYFDNRSTNASAESFNAKIKAFRAQFRGVRKIDFFLFRLSNLFA
- a CDS encoding peptidylprolyl isomerase; the protein is MAVLAKIRQRSALLIGVIALALFAFIIQDLIGKGTFSQSSKDVGSIDGKDISFEDFRIKVSNVEKSGQGITSTEAANRVWDQEVSIALLSSQFEKLGLRVGQKHLLEVLKSDPNIGKNPMFLNAAGLFDEVKFKDYFSSNPEAKEYIAQKEKDAELNAKFQIYNTLIKSGLYTTASEGKLKYEMEANKVSFAYAAAPYSSIKDSEVKISDSDIVDYMKKNEKKFKADATREIQYVLVEDKASKEDEAEIKAKLTALLSGSVVYNAKTGKNDTLPGFRNATNIAEFVNANSDVPYDSTYVAKNNLPAVDADKLFSLPAGAIYGPYVYGRYYAISKSLGFKAGVNAKASHILIGYEGSQTPNQKEKRTKEEAKAKAEEILAQVQANPDSFMMLAFTSSDDSSAQQGGDLGYFGQGQMVKPFNDFVFNNGIGKVGLVETPFGFHVIKITDKQDGIRLATIAQKIEPSEATSDKVFTLATKFEMDAADKDFNAAAKALGLKVAPVVNAKAMDEAFGPLGNQRNIVRWAFDKETGKGDVKRFEIANIGHVIAQYKGENKSGLVSVDMARPYVEPILKNKKKAELLKAKMTGSSIEAVAKAAGVAVQQATDVTLDNPVLPGGVGQEPRVVGNAFALTANKISAPIEGNTGVYVVKNIKTVKAPAIANHAAYVEKVKAQSANDASRVLPALKNNAKIEDNRLQFNY